A single Methanolobus sp. ZRKC5 DNA region contains:
- a CDS encoding phenylacetate--CoA ligase, translated as MCDNHVIDGSKKVVHVSECESENCCTHSGLSDEERTTKLRQLLQRVAKGSSFYQKKFKEESVDTTDIRSLEDISKLPLTTKEELRDAYPLGLQAVPDEEIVRIHSSSGTTGSPVIIPYTKRDVDVWAEMMMRCYQMAGLTNTDRIQITPGYGMWTAGIGFQAGAELLGAMAVPMGPGNTEKQLQMMVDLKSTVLGSTSSYALLLAEEISKRDLKDSIKLKVGIIGSERWSPKMRARIEDELGIETFDIFGLTEIYGPGIALDCSQHDGLHYWSDHLLFEIIDPVTGESLPDGTLGELVITTLTKEGAPLIRYRTRDLTRIIPEPCECGSPFPRIDRLLGRTDDRIKIKGVNVYPGQIEDVVHRVEGVSSEYQIVLERDAGRDTMLFRVEVDNADNPEINRKKAKQMNKAFQDFIGISVDVECVGIGALPRSEKKSKRVIDNREM; from the coding sequence ATGTGTGATAATCATGTAATTGATGGTTCAAAGAAAGTGGTTCATGTAAGTGAATGTGAAAGTGAGAATTGTTGCACACATTCCGGTCTATCCGATGAAGAAAGAACGACCAAGCTAAGACAGCTTCTTCAAAGGGTTGCAAAGGGCAGCTCTTTCTACCAGAAAAAATTCAAGGAAGAAAGTGTTGATACCACTGATATAAGGTCTCTGGAAGATATCAGCAAGCTCCCATTAACTACAAAAGAAGAGCTAAGAGATGCCTATCCTCTGGGTCTTCAGGCTGTACCGGATGAAGAGATTGTGAGGATACATTCATCTTCCGGTACAACCGGAAGCCCTGTTATAATCCCGTATACCAAAAGAGATGTGGATGTATGGGCAGAGATGATGATGCGCTGCTACCAGATGGCAGGGCTTACGAATACTGACAGGATACAGATAACACCCGGATACGGCATGTGGACTGCAGGTATAGGTTTCCAGGCAGGTGCAGAGCTTCTGGGAGCCATGGCAGTACCCATGGGTCCGGGAAATACGGAAAAACAACTTCAGATGATGGTTGACCTGAAATCCACAGTCCTTGGCAGTACTTCCTCGTATGCTCTCCTGCTTGCAGAGGAGATTAGTAAAAGGGATCTGAAGGACAGTATCAAATTGAAGGTTGGGATTATTGGTTCTGAGCGCTGGAGTCCTAAGATGAGAGCACGTATCGAAGACGAGCTTGGTATCGAGACTTTCGATATCTTCGGTCTAACTGAGATATACGGACCTGGCATTGCCCTTGATTGCTCACAGCATGATGGTCTTCATTACTGGTCAGACCACCTGCTCTTTGAAATAATAGACCCTGTTACAGGAGAGAGCCTTCCAGACGGTACTCTTGGTGAGCTTGTCATAACTACGTTGACCAAGGAAGGAGCTCCGCTTATACGTTACAGGACAAGAGACCTCACACGTATCATACCTGAACCATGTGAATGTGGAAGTCCTTTCCCACGCATAGACCGCCTGCTTGGACGCACTGATGACCGCATCAAGATAAAAGGTGTGAATGTCTACCCCGGACAGATAGAGGATGTGGTTCACAGGGTGGAAGGTGTGAGCAGTGAATACCAGATAGTCCTTGAAAGGGATGCTGGCCGGGATACCATGCTCTTCAGGGTTGAGGTCGATAATGCAGATAACCCGGAAATCAACAGGAAAAAAGCAAAACAAATGAACAAAGCATTTCAGGATTTCATAGGCATCAGCGTTGATGTGGAATGTGTTGGGATTGGAGCATTGCCACGCAGTGAAAAAAAGAGTAAGAGAGTTATTGATAATAGAGAGATGTGA
- a CDS encoding indolepyruvate oxidoreductase subunit beta — protein MKFDILIAGVGGQGVVLASRLLATAAMNAGLHVATAETIGMAQREGSVTSHVRIGDDVCGSLIPQGNADLLIGLEPGEAARNLRFLRKGASIVVNEHAIIPSTQGNEVYDPDQMLEFLKSNCPEIISADFTGLAKDAGTYRAANVSMIAAAAGAGLLPFSVEYLWNVLEKMIPEKYRDVNRRAYDMAIESVSKTNDASKDQ, from the coding sequence ATGAAATTCGATATTCTTATTGCAGGTGTAGGTGGTCAGGGTGTCGTACTAGCCTCTCGTTTACTTGCCACCGCTGCCATGAATGCCGGTTTACATGTAGCTACAGCTGAAACAATAGGTATGGCCCAGAGAGAAGGGTCAGTTACAAGTCATGTGAGGATTGGGGACGATGTATGTGGTTCGCTTATCCCGCAGGGAAACGCAGATTTGCTGATAGGGCTTGAGCCTGGGGAAGCCGCCCGTAACCTTCGTTTTTTACGCAAAGGTGCTAGCATTGTGGTTAATGAGCATGCAATAATACCATCGACCCAGGGTAATGAAGTATATGATCCAGACCAGATGCTCGAGTTTTTGAAGAGCAATTGTCCGGAGATAATATCTGCTGATTTCACCGGTCTTGCAAAAGATGCAGGAACATACAGGGCAGCTAATGTATCTATGATTGCGGCTGCTGCAGGTGCCGGTCTTTTACCTTTCTCAGTGGAATATCTGTGGAATGTGCTTGAAAAGATGATTCCGGAAAAATATAGGGATGTCAATCGCAGGGCCTATGATATGGCAATTGAAAGTGTTTCAAAAACAAACGATGCCTCTAAGGATCAATGA
- the iorA gene encoding indolepyruvate ferredoxin oxidoreductase subunit alpha: protein MILTSKRILMGNEAIAFGAIKAGVQIASGYPGTPSTEVMETIASHAKEYGIYAEWATNEKVALETAVGAAYSGANAMVTMKQVGLNVASDPLMSLSYIGVKGSLVILVSDDPGPHSSQTEQDTRAFGHFANIPVLDPATPQEAYDMTKLAFKLSHEMETPVILRTTTRVSHGCSDVLIEDLSPVSRDMEGFVKDTRWTIFPKLTAQRHPLLEELQITMSYRFSEYFADESFNSISKGSSKIGIAASGVSYLYAKEAIRNYPGTFSVFKAGTVYPFPEKAALEFLKDITDLIVVEELDPYLEEQFLQLAGKYHLNVNIHGKKDGSFPVSGEYDVDVVIDGMNRVLESINDDISPLTHSAPAIEQNDIPPLPVRAPTLCAGCMHRTVFYAFKKAAAKLRSQKGVESIFSGDIGCYTLGNAKPLEMVNTCLCMGAGISIAAGLSQTQEYRGTQKAKQVSFIGDSTFFHSGIAAVISAVYNNADITVAVLDNRTTAMTGHQPHPGIGVTALGSPAKIIDIADVLKSCGVGMVRTIEIDSLDECMNIAAEAMEFEGPSAVVFKGNCVAICKGQGQYLVDEDKCTGCKLCISQLGCPAIFSISSGLPVIQDTCSGCGLCAEICPSDAIVLKEVLQ, encoded by the coding sequence ATGATATTGACCAGTAAACGCATATTAATGGGTAACGAAGCCATTGCTTTCGGAGCCATCAAAGCCGGTGTCCAGATAGCGAGCGGCTATCCAGGCACACCTTCTACCGAAGTTATGGAGACCATTGCTTCTCATGCAAAAGAGTATGGTATCTATGCCGAATGGGCCACTAATGAGAAAGTAGCGCTTGAGACAGCCGTAGGAGCTGCATATTCAGGTGCCAATGCCATGGTAACTATGAAACAGGTTGGCCTGAACGTAGCTTCTGATCCTCTTATGAGCCTTTCTTACATAGGTGTTAAAGGCTCACTTGTAATTCTTGTTTCAGATGATCCCGGTCCACATTCATCCCAGACCGAACAGGATACCAGGGCCTTTGGTCATTTTGCAAATATACCTGTACTGGATCCTGCAACTCCACAGGAAGCCTATGATATGACAAAACTGGCTTTCAAATTATCACACGAGATGGAAACTCCTGTGATACTCAGGACCACAACCCGTGTATCTCACGGGTGTTCTGATGTACTCATCGAGGACCTATCGCCGGTTTCCAGAGACATGGAAGGATTTGTGAAAGACACAAGATGGACCATTTTCCCAAAACTAACGGCACAGAGACATCCTCTGCTGGAAGAGCTTCAAATAACTATGTCATACCGTTTTTCAGAATACTTCGCAGATGAATCTTTTAACTCAATATCAAAGGGCAGCAGCAAAATAGGAATTGCAGCTTCGGGTGTTTCATATCTTTACGCAAAGGAAGCCATAAGGAATTATCCTGGTACATTTTCAGTATTCAAGGCAGGAACTGTGTATCCTTTCCCTGAAAAGGCAGCCCTTGAATTCCTCAAAGATATCACAGACCTGATAGTTGTCGAGGAACTGGACCCGTATCTTGAGGAGCAGTTCCTGCAATTGGCAGGCAAATATCATCTTAACGTGAATATACATGGAAAGAAAGACGGTTCTTTCCCTGTCAGTGGGGAGTATGATGTTGATGTTGTCATCGATGGTATGAACAGGGTACTGGAAAGTATCAATGATGACATTTCTCCGCTTACTCATTCAGCTCCTGCAATAGAGCAGAATGATATTCCTCCTTTGCCTGTGAGAGCTCCCACATTGTGTGCCGGTTGTATGCACAGGACAGTTTTCTATGCGTTCAAGAAAGCCGCCGCAAAATTACGTTCACAAAAGGGTGTAGAATCCATATTTTCAGGTGATATTGGCTGTTATACACTGGGAAATGCAAAACCTCTTGAAATGGTCAATACCTGTCTCTGTATGGGGGCTGGTATCAGTATCGCCGCCGGTCTGTCCCAGACACAGGAATATAGAGGTACTCAGAAGGCAAAGCAGGTGTCCTTCATAGGTGATTCTACTTTTTTCCACTCAGGAATCGCTGCCGTTATCAGTGCAGTATATAATAATGCTGACATCACCGTTGCAGTTCTTGACAACCGTACCACTGCCATGACAGGACATCAACCCCATCCTGGTATAGGTGTAACAGCTCTTGGTTCTCCTGCAAAGATCATCGACATAGCAGATGTTCTCAAAAGTTGCGGAGTTGGCATGGTCAGAACCATAGAGATAGATTCCCTTGATGAGTGCATGAATATAGCCGCTGAGGCCATGGAGTTTGAAGGTCCCTCTGCTGTTGTGTTTAAAGGAAACTGTGTTGCTATCTGCAAGGGACAAGGTCAGTATCTTGTGGATGAGGACAAATGTACAGGCTGCAAGCTCTGCATATCCCAGCTGGGATGCCCTGCTATATTTTCAATATCCTCGGGTTTGCCTGTTATCCAGGATACCTGTAGTGGATGTGGTCTCTGTGCAGAGATATGTCCGTCAGATGCTATTGTCCTGAAGGAGGTCTTACAATGA